The following coding sequences are from one Eleginops maclovinus isolate JMC-PN-2008 ecotype Puerto Natales chromosome 11, JC_Emac_rtc_rv5, whole genome shotgun sequence window:
- the LOC134871662 gene encoding GDNF family receptor alpha-4-like, with protein MSPDRMMIIGLLLNVLSHGSVPASASLDCVVAEQRCIQEQSCMVLYRLLEYCAAEEAVSPLGSDARLECLEAQNSLQRFRPLQVCKCQRGSRREEHCLRVYWTARFAAYEEYEVSPYVELELNLVRNLEMSRMASIMAASSLSVDGQNQCLKAAQDCGLYEKCGSLRSEYVVACTKRATVTDNSCNRQKCHKALRRFLERVPEEYSFALLFCPCSDTLCGERRRKTIVPSCSYEENGRGEERVGKPNCLSLQNYCSRDELCRSRFADFQHNCQPSPLSASGCMRDSRAMCLKAYAGLIGTIMTPNYVSNSSTEVSQWCTCDGSGNEWQGCQRIMNMFSNNLCLRNAISSMGISAPPPVENTPVPASLPTPRVYQERVHVSVNTLPEFNSMEDSEEEEQQQQQEEESEEFNVIPPYSEKDSNTESGARGSTSGAAGRSVPFLTLLLLPTLILDGACWSY; from the exons ATGTCCCCGGACAGGATGATGATCATCGGACTCCTGCTCAATGTCTTATCCCATG GTAGTGTGCCAGCATCTGCATCCTTAGACTGTGTGGTGGCGGAGCAGCGCTGCATCCAGGAGCAGTCCTGCATGGTGCTCTATCGACTGCTGGAGTACTGTGCGGCGGAGGAGGCCGTGTCGCCTCTCGGCTCCGATGCCCGACTGGAGTGCCTGGAGGCCCAGAACTCCTTGCAGCGGTTCCGCCCGCTTCAGGTTTGCAAGTGTCAGCGTGGCTCTCGCAGGGAGGAGCACTGCCTCAGGGTCTACTGGACTGCCAGATTTGCAG CTTATGAGGAATATGAGGTGTCTCCATATGTAGAACTGGAGTTGAACCTGGTGAGAAACTTAGAGATGTCACGTATGGCCTCCATCATGGCAG cttcctctctttctgtggATGGCCAGAACCAGTGTCTGAAGGCAGCGCAGGACTGCGGCCTGTATGAGAAATGTGGCTCCCTACGCTCAGAATATGTTGTCGCCTGCACCAAGCGAGCGACAGTCACAGACAACAGCTGCAACCGCCAGAAATGCCACAAAGCCCTGCGGCGCTTCCTGGAGCGCGTGCCAGAGGAGTACAGCTTCGCTCTGCTGTTCTGTCCCTGCTCTGACACTCTGTGTGGGGAGAGGCGGAGGAAGACCATCGTCCCGTCGTGTTCCTACGAGGAGAATggcagaggggaggaaagagtGGGAAAGCCCAACTGCCTGAGCCTGCAGAACTACTGCTCCAGAGACGAGCTGTGTAG atccCGCTTTGCTGACTTCCAACACAACTGCCAGCCCTcccctctgtctgcctctggCTGCATGCGAGACAGCAGAGCCATGTGCTTGAAGGCCTACGCTGGACTCATAG GCACCATCATGACTCCTAACTATGTGAGCAACAGCAGCACGGAGGTGTCCCAGTGGTGCACATGTGACGGCAGCGGGAACGAATGGCAGGGCTGTCAGCGCATCATGAACATGTTCAGCAACAACCTGTGTCTAC GCAACGCCATCAGCTCCATGGGAATCTCCGCACCTCCTCCTGTGGAAAACACTCCCGTGCCAGCTTCTCTGCCCACCCCTCGCGTCTACCAGGAGAGGGTCCATGTCAGTGTTAACACGCTCCCTGAATTCAACAGT ATGGAGGAcagcgaggaagaggagcagcagcagcagcaggaggaggaaagcGAGGAATTTAACGTAATCCCTCCGTACTCTGAGAAGGACTCTAACACTGAATCTGGGGCCCGAGGCAGCACAAGTGGAGCCGCTGGCCGATCTGTTCCCTTCTTAACATTACTGCTGCTGCCTACACTCATCCTGGACGGGGCATGTTGGAGCTACTGA
- the si:dkey-251i10.1 gene encoding ADP/ATP translocase 2: MNETAVSFAKDFLAGGISAAISKTAVAPIERVKLLLQVQHASKQITVDMQYKGIMDCVVRIPKEQGFLSFWRGNLANVIRYFPTQALNFAFKDKYKKIFLDGVDKRTQFWRYFAGNLASGGAAGATSLCFVYPLDFARTRLAADVGKAGAGREFNGLGDCLVKVFRSDGLKGLYQGFNVSVQGIIIYRAAYFGIYDTAKGMLPDSQKSSILVSWMIAQSVTAVAGLTSYPFDTVRRRMMMQSGRKGADIMYTGTMDCWRKILRDEGGKAFFKGALSNVLRGMGGAFVLVLYDELKKVL; this comes from the exons ATGAATGAGACAGCGGTATCGTTTGCCAAGGACTTCTTGGCTGGTGGCATCTCCGCCGCCATCTCCAAGACAGCCGTCGCCCCAATTGAGAGAGTCAAGCTTCTCCTTCAG GTCCAGCATGCCAGTAAGCAGATCACTGTGGACATGCAGTACAAGGGAATCATGGACTGCGTTGTCCGTATCCCCAAGGAACAGGGCTTCCTTTCCTTCTGGAGAGGTAACCTTGCCAATGTCATCAGATATTTCCCCACCCAGGCCCTCAACTTCGCCTTCAAAGACAAGTACAAGAAGATCTTCCTTGATGGCGTTGACAAGCGCACCCAGTTCTGGAGGTACTTTGCCGGTAACCTGGCCTCcggtggagctgctggagctACCTCCCTGTGCTTCGTGTACCCCCTCGACTTCGCCCGTACCCGTCTGGCTGCTGATGTTGGCAAGGCTGGAGCCGGAAGGGAGTTCAACGGTCTTGGAGACTGCCTGGTGAAGGTGTTCAGGTCAGATGGTCTTAAGGGTCTGTACCAGGGCTTCAATGTGTCCGTGCAGGGCATCATCATCTACAGGGCTGCATACTTCGGAATCTATGACACAGCTAAGG GCATGCTTCCAGACTCCCAGAAATCCAGTATATTGGTGAGCTGGATGATTGCACAGAGTGTGACCGCTGTTGCTGGCCTGACCTCATACCCCTTCGATACTGTCCGTAGACGCATGATGATGCAGTCTGGCCGCAAAGGAG CTGACATCATGTACACCGGTACCATGGATTGCTGGCGCAAGATCCTGCGCGATGAGGGTGGCAAGGCCTTCTTCAAGGGAGCATTGTCCAATGTGCTCAGAGGCATGGGTGGTGCCTTCGTGCTTGTGTTGTACGATGAGCTGAAGAAAGTCCTGTAA
- the zbtb20 gene encoding zinc finger and BTB domain-containing protein 20 — MTERIHNINLHNFSNSVLETLNEQRNRGHFCDVTVRIHGSMLRAHRCVLAAGSPFFQDKLLLGYSDIEIPSVVSVQSIQKLIDFMYSGILRVSQSEALQILTAASILQIKTVIDECTRIVSQNVGLAGPGGFPVIPGDSGQDTPRGTPESGTSGPSSDAESGYMQATSQSMERAYTSLYSYPGLTLQNGTRERPLYMNPMANYDPTLSTQKDQQSQDPPWMNRIQERSQQVDRFITAESTHCRKQPRPVRIQTGGVHIKQEADDEYSCYDTLVDCHDDTDHTEGVESESKVESFDSGVSSSISTEPDAMEQQPYLGFSREGGGDGQQGEGGLVHIEVNDSSPEHVQDTDDGDTHSTSDSSMMQPLPNSVMPLPGAPHYMRTTESHTSNLRMPLTVTSNPQVMGTAGNSFLPTLFPTQQARENKPFIYLPGQQPSQFVAVQPPAMPPFPNPMSVQQSPSQQQQVAGGLGPGEKKPYECTLCSKTFTAKQNYVKHMFVHTGEKPHQCSICWRSFSLKDYLIKHMVTHTGVRAYQCSICNKRFTQKSSLNVHMRLHRGEKSYECYICKKKFSHKTLLERHMALHSTGSAITGLSGGAGNPGPVSIPMPLAVPEPGAGVVALAMPVSGGAGVGAGVGTGVGVAAEASCQEGTTYVCSVCPAKFDQMEHFNDHMRMHVSDG, encoded by the exons ATGACCGAGCGCATTCATAACATCAATCTCCACAACTTCAGCAATTCTGTACTTGAGACCCTCAATGAGCAGCGCAACCGTGGGCACTTCTGTGACGTGACTGTTCGGATCCATGGAAGTATGCTGCGAGCTCACCGGTGCGTGCTGGCTGCTGGAAGCCCCTTCTTTCAGGACAAGCTGCTCTTGGGCTACAGCGACATTGAGATCCCCTCTGTGGTCTCAGTGCAGTCCATCCAGAAGCTGATTGACTTTATGTACAGTGGGATTCTGCGGGTGTCTCAGTCAGAGGCCCTGCAGATCCTCACTGCTGCCAGCATCCTACAGATCAAGACCGTCATTGATGAGTGCACTCGCATCGTGTCCCAGAATGTGGGCCTGGCTGGGCCAGGGGGGTTCCCTGTCATACCGGGAGACTCTGGTCAGGATACACCCCGTGGCACGCCAGAGTCCGGCACCTCTGGGCCCAGCAGCGACGCAGAGTCAGGTTATATGCAAGCAACATCACAAAGCATGGAACGTGCATACACATCACTGTACTCCTACCCCGGCCTCACTCTGCAGAACGGCACCCGCGAGCGACCCCTGTACATGAACCCCATGGCAAATTACGATCCGACCCTCAGCACTCAGAAGGACCAGCAATCTCAAGACCCGCCCTGGATGAACCGCATCCAGGAGAGGTCTCAGCAGGTCGACCGCTTCATCACAGCAGAGTCCACCCACTGCCGCAAGCAGCCCCGACCGGTACGCATACAAACAGGAGGGGTGCACATAAAGCAGGAGGCCGACGACGAGTACAGCTGCTACGACACTTTGGTGGACTGCCACGACGACACTGACCATACTGAGGGTGTAGAGAGTGAATCCAAGGTTGAAAGTTTTGACTCAGGGGTGAGCTCGTCCATCAGCACTGAGCCAGATGCTATGGAGCAGCAGCCGTACCTGGGCTTCAGCCGAGAAGGGGGCGGGGACGGCCAGCAAGGTGAGGGAGGTCTGGTGCATATAGAGGTCAACGACTCGTCCCCGGAGCATGTGCAAGACACGGATGATGGGGACACCCACAGCACTAGTGACAGTAGCATGATGCAGCCCCTGCCAAACTCAGTCATGCCCCTGCCAGGTGCCCCGCACTACATGCGCACGACAGAATCACACACCAGCAACCTGAGGATGCCGCTCACCGTGACCAGCAATCCCCAAGTGATGGGCACCGCTGGAAACTCCTTCCTGCCCACACTCTTTCCTACACAGCAGGCCAGAGAAAACAAGCCTTTCATTTACCTTCCCGGCCAGCAGCCATCCCAGTTTGTGGCCGTGCAGCCCCCTGCTATGCCACCATTCCCGAACCCCATGTCGGTACAGCAATCGCCAAGTCAGCAGCAACAGGTCGCAGGAGGACTTGGTCCGGGGGAGAAGAAGCCCTATGAATGCACTCTCTGCAGTAAAACCTTTACTGCCAAACAGAACTACGTCAAACACATGTTTGTCCATACTG GTGAGAAGCCTCATCAGTGCAGCATCTGCTGGCGCTCGTTCTCCCTGAAGGATTACTTAATCAAACACATGGTGACACACACAGGGGTGCGGGCCTACCAGTGCAGCATCTGCAACAAGCGCTTCACCCAGAAGAGCTCTCTCAATGTCCACATGCGGCTGCACCGTGGAGAGAAGTCCTATGAGTGCTACATCTGCAAGAAGAAGTTCTCACACAAGACCCTGCTGGAGCGGCACATGGCCCTGCACAGCACAGGCAGCGCCATCACAGGGCTGTCGGGGGGCGCAGGCAACCCGGGCCCCGTCTCCATTCCCATGCCTCTGGCTGTCCCTGAGCCGGGAGCAGGAGTGGTGGCCCTCGCCATGCCAGTGAGCGGAGGTGCTGGAGTAGGGGCTGGGGTTGGAACAGGAGTGGGTGTAGCGGCAGAAGCCAGCTGCCAAGAAGGGACCACCTACGTGTGCTCCGTCTGCCCTGCCAAGTTCGACCAAATGGAGCACTTCAATGACCACATGCGAATGCATGTCTCCGATGGATAA